In Rhodopirellula islandica, a single window of DNA contains:
- the rpoB gene encoding DNA-directed RNA polymerase subunit beta, with translation MATTTQRRLEPTSIRKFGTGLGQFDLPDLTALQTVSYAAFLQEDAASNARKDHGLESVLREIFPIASYDGNTTLEYLYYELGKPRYTIQECRQLRLTYGRPLRIWLRLNREEPIEEEVYLGDLPIMLGGGEFIINGAERVVVSQLHRSPGVDFVLEQDTTTDRKLPSCRVIPERGSWIEVNVTKKDALTVRIDQSGKFAATMLLRAMDPKYSTDADLLSAFYETGTIKVNGGKDAPKIENKIAVDDVVYPSGHERAGEIIVEAGYKITTELSETICNAGVTSVEAMDLPKVPLIFNTLADDNTASHEEALLRIYQRLRPGNPPQLEKARTLFQEKFYDDNRYRLGKVGRFRLNRKLDLGVEETVMTLRPDDMIAAIRYLIDLFDADSGAEIDDIDHLGNRRLRTIDELASEELRKGFLKLRRTVQERMSVKDAQDMTPRSLINPKSVSAAIDFFFGRGELSQVVDQTNPLSQLAHERRLSALGPGGLNRKRAGFEVRDVHISHYGRICPIETPEGTNIGLISSLAIYAGVDDYGFLCTPYRKVVDGKVSDEVVWLRADEEGESYVAPADTEVKDGALVPGPNMIARFRSDFEIVMPEQVSFMDVAPAQMVGVSAGLIPFLEHDDANRALMGSNMQRQAVPLLVTEPPIVGTGMEREVAKNSAMVVRARRAGKVTYCDATRIEIGSDHYAMKKYQGLNERTCQNQKPLVMVGDKVEKGQIIADGAATQKGELALGRNVLVGFMSFDGFNYEDAIIISEELVRNDTYTSIHIEDFDVEIRETKLGREEFTRDIPNVSEKALRNLDDTGIVQVGTYVKPGDILVGKVSPKSKTELTPEEKLLHAIFGRAGEDVKNDSLEVPSGIEGIVIDTHKFSRRMSLGEDERKEFERELKQHETEGNEEIASTFESLIRDLEEAAETKLKDSTGTPLADGQDPKFVAERATSFRLELVLEQIEDEEKRKAAEKVHQTQWQNVEQAIDERDRRLNSMKRGDELRSGVLQMVKIYIATKRTISVGDKMAGRHGNKGVIAKILPIEDMPFLPDGTPIQIMLNPLGVPSRMNVGQILETHLGWAGAKLGFQALTPIFDGASESEINDCLAEAGLPAHGKIRLTDGRTGEAMEQETTVGYIYMLKLHHLVDDKVHARSTGPYSLITQQPLGGKARFGGQRFGEMEVWALEAYGAAYILQELLTVKSDDVEGRTKIYESMVKGENTLEAGTPASFDVLTNEIRGLALNMQLEKRPI, from the coding sequence ATGGCAACTACGACTCAGCGTCGCCTCGAACCCACCTCGATTCGCAAATTCGGCACCGGCTTGGGCCAGTTCGATTTGCCCGACCTGACCGCCCTGCAAACAGTGTCCTACGCGGCATTTTTGCAAGAAGATGCGGCCAGCAACGCTCGCAAAGATCACGGGCTGGAGTCCGTCTTGAGGGAAATCTTCCCGATCGCCAGTTACGACGGGAACACGACGCTGGAGTACCTGTATTACGAGCTGGGGAAACCTCGTTACACGATTCAGGAATGCCGTCAGCTGCGTTTGACCTATGGTCGACCGCTGCGAATTTGGTTGCGTCTGAACCGCGAAGAACCCATCGAAGAGGAAGTCTACCTGGGCGACCTGCCGATCATGCTGGGCGGTGGTGAGTTCATCATCAACGGTGCCGAGCGTGTCGTCGTTTCGCAGCTGCACCGCAGCCCTGGTGTCGACTTCGTGCTGGAACAAGACACGACGACCGATCGCAAATTGCCATCGTGCCGCGTGATCCCCGAACGTGGGTCTTGGATCGAAGTCAACGTCACCAAGAAAGACGCGTTGACCGTCCGCATTGACCAAAGCGGCAAGTTTGCCGCCACCATGTTGCTGCGTGCGATGGATCCCAAGTACAGCACCGATGCGGATCTGCTGTCGGCGTTCTACGAAACCGGCACCATCAAGGTGAACGGTGGCAAGGACGCGCCCAAGATCGAAAACAAGATCGCCGTCGACGATGTCGTTTACCCCAGCGGCCACGAGCGTGCTGGCGAAATCATCGTGGAAGCCGGCTACAAGATCACCACCGAATTGTCGGAAACGATCTGCAACGCGGGCGTGACCTCCGTCGAAGCGATGGACCTGCCGAAGGTTCCGTTGATCTTCAACACCCTGGCCGACGACAACACGGCCAGCCACGAAGAAGCGTTGCTGCGGATCTACCAGCGTTTGCGCCCAGGCAACCCGCCTCAATTGGAAAAAGCACGCACGCTCTTCCAAGAGAAGTTCTACGACGACAATCGTTATCGGTTGGGCAAAGTCGGTCGTTTCCGCCTCAATCGCAAACTCGATTTGGGCGTCGAAGAGACCGTCATGACCTTGCGTCCGGACGACATGATCGCCGCGATCCGCTACCTGATCGACTTGTTCGATGCGGACAGCGGTGCCGAGATCGACGACATTGACCACCTGGGCAACCGTCGTTTGCGTACGATCGACGAACTGGCCAGCGAAGAGCTCCGCAAGGGTTTCTTGAAACTGCGTCGCACGGTTCAAGAACGCATGAGTGTCAAAGACGCTCAAGACATGACACCGCGTTCGTTGATCAATCCCAAGAGCGTTTCCGCAGCGATCGATTTCTTCTTCGGTCGTGGCGAACTCTCGCAGGTCGTTGACCAGACGAACCCACTGTCGCAACTGGCACACGAACGCCGCTTGTCAGCTCTCGGCCCTGGTGGTCTGAACCGCAAACGGGCTGGCTTTGAAGTCCGTGACGTTCACATTTCTCACTACGGGCGAATCTGTCCGATTGAAACGCCCGAAGGCACGAACATCGGCCTGATCAGCTCGCTGGCCATCTACGCCGGCGTTGACGATTACGGATTCCTCTGCACGCCTTATCGCAAAGTGGTTGACGGCAAAGTCAGCGACGAAGTCGTTTGGTTGCGTGCCGACGAAGAAGGCGAGTCGTACGTCGCACCTGCCGACACCGAAGTCAAAGACGGTGCCCTGGTTCCTGGCCCCAACATGATCGCTCGCTTCCGTAGCGACTTCGAGATCGTGATGCCGGAACAGGTTTCCTTCATGGACGTGGCTCCTGCTCAGATGGTGGGTGTCTCGGCTGGCTTGATTCCTTTCCTCGAGCACGATGATGCCAACCGTGCTTTGATGGGATCCAACATGCAGCGGCAAGCCGTTCCTTTGCTGGTCACCGAACCACCGATTGTCGGGACCGGAATGGAGCGAGAAGTCGCGAAGAACAGTGCCATGGTTGTGCGTGCTCGACGCGCCGGCAAAGTGACCTACTGCGATGCGACTCGCATCGAAATCGGCAGCGATCACTACGCAATGAAGAAGTACCAAGGGCTCAACGAACGAACCTGCCAAAACCAAAAGCCACTCGTCATGGTGGGTGACAAGGTCGAAAAGGGCCAGATCATCGCTGACGGGGCCGCCACTCAAAAAGGTGAATTGGCACTCGGACGAAACGTTCTGGTCGGCTTCATGTCGTTCGACGGATTCAACTACGAGGATGCGATCATCATCAGCGAAGAGCTGGTGCGGAACGACACGTACACCTCGATCCACATCGAAGATTTCGACGTTGAAATTCGCGAAACCAAATTGGGCCGCGAAGAATTCACCCGAGACATCCCGAACGTCTCCGAAAAAGCTCTTCGGAACTTGGACGACACCGGAATCGTTCAGGTCGGTACTTACGTGAAGCCTGGCGACATCTTGGTCGGCAAGGTTTCACCAAAGAGCAAGACCGAGCTGACCCCAGAAGAAAAACTTCTGCACGCCATCTTCGGCCGTGCTGGAGAAGACGTGAAGAACGATTCGCTGGAAGTGCCATCGGGCATCGAAGGCATCGTGATCGACACGCATAAATTCAGCCGCCGAATGAGCCTGGGCGAAGACGAGCGGAAGGAGTTCGAACGCGAACTGAAACAACACGAAACGGAAGGCAACGAAGAAATTGCCAGCACGTTTGAGTCGTTGATTCGCGACCTGGAAGAAGCCGCCGAAACCAAACTGAAGGATTCGACTGGCACTCCCCTGGCCGACGGACAAGATCCGAAGTTCGTTGCCGAGCGAGCCACCAGCTTCCGCTTGGAACTCGTCCTCGAACAAATCGAAGACGAAGAAAAACGCAAGGCTGCTGAGAAGGTTCACCAAACTCAATGGCAAAACGTCGAACAAGCCATCGACGAACGCGATCGCCGATTGAACAGCATGAAGCGAGGCGATGAACTTCGCTCGGGCGTGCTGCAGATGGTCAAGATTTACATCGCGACCAAGCGAACAATCAGCGTCGGTGACAAGATGGCGGGTCGGCACGGGAACAAGGGTGTGATCGCGAAGATCCTTCCGATTGAAGACATGCCGTTCTTGCCAGATGGAACACCGATTCAAATCATGCTCAACCCGCTGGGAGTTCCCAGTCGGATGAACGTGGGTCAGATTTTGGAAACGCACTTGGGTTGGGCGGGAGCCAAGCTTGGCTTCCAAGCACTCACACCGATTTTTGACGGTGCCAGCGAATCGGAAATCAACGACTGCTTGGCCGAAGCCGGTTTGCCTGCTCACGGAAAGATTCGTTTGACCGATGGTCGAACGGGTGAGGCGATGGAGCAAGAAACCACGGTTGGCTACATCTACATGTTGAAGCTTCACCACTTGGTCGACGACAAAGTCCACGCACGCAGCACCGGACCTTACTCGTTGATCACTCAGCAACCACTCGGCGGCAAGGCTCGCTTCGGCGGCCAACGCTTCGGCGAGATGGAAGTTTGGGCGTTGGAGGCATACGGTGCCGCTTACATCCTGCAAGAACTGCTGACGGTGAAATCCGATGATGTGGAAGGTCGAACCAAGATCTACGAATCGATGGTCAAGGGAGAAAACACCCTGGAGGCAGGCACACCAGCCAGCTTCGACGTGTTGACCAACGAAATCCGCGGCTTGGCCCTGAACATGCAACTCGAGAAACGACCGATCTAA